One stretch of Armigeres subalbatus isolate Guangzhou_Male chromosome 2, GZ_Asu_2, whole genome shotgun sequence DNA includes these proteins:
- the LOC134215462 gene encoding small ribosomal subunit protein eS24-like, translating to MSTATIRIRRFMTKHLLSRKHMISDILHPDMAWVPKKEIRDKLAAMHKTTPDVVFVFGFQLCDGKSTGFVLICYIPRSTKNPSTDRDAERKMIRNERKNRMKVCCTKKAKVG from the coding sequence ATGTCGACCGCAACGATCCGTATCCGCCGGTTCATGACCAAGCATCTGCTGAGTCGTAAACATATGATCTCCGACATCCTGCATCCGGATATGGCTTGGGTCCCGAAGAAGGAAATCCGTGACAAGTTGGCAGCCATGCACAAAACCACTCCCGATGTAGTGTTCGTGTTCGGATTCCAGCTTTGTGATGGTAAGTCGACCGGCTTTGTGCTGATCTGCTACATACCAAGAAGTACCAAGAACCCAAGCACCGATCGGGACGCCGAGAGGAAGATGATCCGCAATGAACGCAAGAACCGTATGAAGGTGTGCTGTACCAAGAAGGCCAAGGTCGGATAG